A window from Candidatus Nitrosotenuis uzonensis encodes these proteins:
- a CDS encoding hydantoinase/oxoprolinase family protein translates to MSSKRIRIGIDVGGTFTKAIALDLRTGSIVAKATVPTTHTAKRGVSEGIIDALAKITKSGIDISDIELISHSTTQAMNALLEADTAKVGIIAMGVMPEKNTIMKRTRLDEKNSNHNIAVEHAFLDTSHLITESEVQKTVSYLKSKGAQVIVATEAFGVDDPSNELFVMKNAANSNLPSTASHEISGIYGLEIRTLTAAINASVLPKTFEVANFVESAIHDAGIRAPLMIMKGDGGVTNMDAFRTKPILTILSGPAASVAGALLYLKITNGIFVEVGGTSTNICIIKNGKPEIKYVTINEHPTCVRSMDVRVLGVAGGSMIQVKDGHIHKVGPRSAYIAGMHYACFADPNSLSKGKIVLVRPRQSDREPYVAIECENETFAITNTCAANALGMISRDDYAFANQESAKIAMEMLGKMLHVSGTEAAMSVIQTASFEITKTISKIMKEFRLEKGRTQIVGGGGGATVLVPFVAKQMGMSYKLAEHAEVISSIGVASSMLQEEIEVTTVNPTPKQITDLHRKIHTVMIERGAVPESIIVNSEFVSEKSLLRVSAIGNVELDSADNARNVFTQEDAITRASEIFDADNERIKEAFKTDHYFVFVSEITEKKLFNKKNKTRVLVLDKYGRQRLFLKNGKVISGKMSIDELANILDAKKDIVSPQVYLINDLKLLDFSSLISASQIIDAVKQEVQDLQNIAILIDL, encoded by the coding sequence ATGAGTTCCAAGCGTATTAGAATCGGAATTGATGTTGGAGGCACCTTCACAAAAGCGATTGCACTAGATTTACGAACGGGTAGTATAGTGGCAAAAGCCACAGTTCCGACAACTCATACTGCAAAAAGAGGAGTCTCTGAAGGGATAATAGATGCGTTAGCAAAAATAACAAAATCCGGTATCGATATATCCGATATTGAACTTATCTCGCATAGCACTACCCAGGCAATGAATGCACTTCTTGAGGCAGACACTGCCAAAGTCGGAATAATCGCCATGGGAGTTATGCCTGAAAAGAATACCATAATGAAAAGAACCCGTCTTGATGAAAAAAACTCTAACCACAACATTGCTGTTGAACATGCGTTTTTAGATACTTCACATCTTATTACAGAGTCCGAAGTGCAAAAGACAGTATCTTATCTAAAAAGCAAGGGGGCACAAGTGATTGTCGCCACAGAAGCCTTTGGAGTTGATGATCCGTCAAATGAATTGTTTGTGATGAAAAATGCCGCAAACAGTAATCTTCCATCCACAGCATCGCATGAAATTTCAGGAATATATGGTCTTGAGATAAGGACACTGACTGCGGCAATCAATGCAAGCGTACTGCCAAAAACGTTTGAAGTTGCAAACTTTGTGGAAAGTGCAATTCATGACGCCGGAATCAGAGCACCATTAATGATAATGAAAGGTGACGGAGGAGTGACAAACATGGATGCATTTAGAACAAAACCTATTCTTACCATCCTTTCAGGTCCGGCGGCAAGCGTAGCAGGCGCACTATTATACCTGAAGATAACTAACGGCATCTTTGTCGAAGTAGGTGGAACCAGCACAAACATCTGCATAATAAAAAACGGAAAACCAGAAATCAAGTATGTAACAATTAATGAACATCCTACATGTGTGCGCTCAATGGATGTTAGAGTGCTCGGCGTGGCAGGAGGCAGTATGATACAAGTAAAAGATGGACATATACACAAAGTTGGGCCAAGAAGTGCCTATATTGCGGGCATGCATTATGCATGTTTTGCAGATCCAAACTCCCTCAGCAAAGGCAAAATTGTACTAGTGCGACCAAGGCAAAGTGATAGAGAACCATATGTTGCAATTGAGTGCGAGAATGAGACCTTTGCCATAACCAACACGTGCGCTGCAAATGCACTTGGAATGATAAGCCGGGATGATTATGCATTCGCAAATCAAGAATCGGCAAAAATTGCGATGGAAATGTTAGGGAAGATGTTACATGTTTCAGGAACCGAGGCCGCAATGTCTGTTATTCAGACTGCCTCATTTGAAATTACAAAGACAATTTCAAAAATAATGAAAGAATTCCGACTCGAAAAGGGAAGAACCCAGATAGTTGGCGGAGGGGGCGGTGCGACTGTATTGGTACCTTTTGTTGCAAAACAGATGGGTATGTCTTATAAGCTAGCAGAACACGCCGAAGTCATTTCATCGATAGGAGTGGCATCATCCATGTTACAAGAAGAAATTGAAGTGACAACTGTAAACCCAACACCAAAACAAATCACTGATTTGCATAGGAAGATACACACTGTAATGATAGAGCGCGGGGCAGTTCCTGAATCAATCATAGTCAACAGTGAATTTGTGTCGGAAAAATCACTGCTACGAGTTTCAGCAATAGGAAATGTGGAGCTTGACAGCGCAGATAACGCACGAAATGTATTCACGCAAGAAGATGCAATTACGAGAGCAAGTGAGATATTTGATGCAGATAATGAGAGGATAAAAGAAGCTTTCAAGACGGATCATTATTTTGTATTTGTATCTGAGATCACCGAAAAAAAACTGTTTAACAAAAAAAACAAAACACGAGTACTCGTATTGGATAAATATGGTAGGCAAAGACTTTTTTTGAAAAACGGTAAGGTAATTTCTGGTAAAATGTCGATTGATGAACTGGCAAATATACTTGATGCAAAAAAAGATATTGTCTCACCACAGGTCTACCTGATAAACGACTTAAAATTACTGGATTTTTCTAGCTTAATCTCGGCATCACAGATAATTGATGCAGTAAAGCAAGAAGTACAAGATTTGCAAAACATTGCAATATTAATTGACTTGTAA